The DNA sequence ggaaggatGTATGACATCATGTCATAATCCACTCAGATGCTAAATAGGAATTTAAGCAAATTTTATGGAGGCCTTGTTCTAATGAATCCCTTTTATTCAATTAAAGTGGTTTAAACAGTACACTAGGCATTTGTTGACAGCATTTTCCCAAAGGGTGGCCTTTGAAGTACAGCCAGTAGGATTGCTAGTGCTATTTACTCGAGCAACCCAAGTATAGGTTTATCTCCTCAAGCCGGAATTGggttaaaataaagactgtaaagCCACAGGCCAAGCAGTGTCAGTTCTCAATCTGTGGAGCAGCTGATCTTCCTGTCTTCCAGGGAAATGAGAGAACACTCATTTTGATCCAATGGTGGGAAATCTCTTTCCCAATTGGTAGGGTTTAGGGTAGGACACCAAATTAAAGAATATTGGTAGGTAAATCTCAGCCATCTCTTTCAGCActaatggggaaaaaagcaaatagcattttcataattatcataaattttaaatgagtgaaatcCCTATTCAGTCGATTGCAATGTccgaaataaaaatcacaaaatgactGCCAAAACAGGAATAAAGACAATAGTTGCCCTTATTAGTATTTAGTACAATCTCAGCACTTCTAAATAAAAAGTGCCCATTAAAAATCTAGAGATGCAGTTGAAAACGTTTCttctaataaaggaaaaataaatagcaaaactaaaattattataatCCTAAAATAAGCTTTACATAATGGCTTCAAAAGGCTTGTCAGATTCCGTGATTTATTACAACAAAAATCTGCTGGCCACAAGTCCAAGGAACTGTATTATAGCAAAAATGCTAAAATAGGGCACACACCACAGGCAAATGGAACCATGCAGTTTCACCTAGCCTACAAACAGATTTTCAATCACTCACAAAGCCAAGTTGAACCTCATGTATTATAAAAGCGTGTAGAAAGTTAATTTAACCAAAGGTAGTCTGCCTTTATCATCTCAACACTATGCCTTTCAGATAAACATCAGCCAATTTCTCCTCAAAAATTTAAGGATTTCAAAGTTTTTTAAGCCTCATAATACACAAAACTATGTGCCACGTGTCTAAATGGAGCAATATCGAAAGTGTTGCTCATATCCTTCACATCATGATTTTCTAACcttgaaaataattgttaaaactccactattttcttctttaaatgagtgctgaaatatttatttgacaGTGATTAACAATGACAACAAAGCATTAAGAAGTTCATGGGCAAGTATCAAGTCTAGCTCTCCAACATGCCTATGGAGCCTAAAAAAGATGGGAGTGTAATAGCATAGGGGAACCAAAGACTGTATGATCTACCTAAGGCCCTCAGAATCAAATGGAAAATGCAAACACAGTGTGAGCTGCATAACACTGGTCTCTGGGTTGGCTAATGGCCTACATGTCTGTAACTCCCAAATGAAAGCCTAGAACCAGAATCTTAAGCTTTTTCCAAATATAGCTGCTTCCTGCCACAAAGTCTATCTAACAGATTCTTCATAGATTCTGACTAGTACATAGTAGTTTACATATAGGCTATGGCACTCACCTGGATTTTTCCTATCACAAATTTACATGTACTGAATGGGAGTTAActataacatataaataactggaatgttttttaaagtctttttttctttttttttctttttataagattGTAAATAATTGCTTtagttacataaaaatgaaataccattACTGAAGTAGCATTTTACCTGTTTAAGAAATCGGTCAGATGCATTGCTGTGTTTGGCCAACACACTTGGCAGAGATGGATTTGCATATTCAAACTGAGGATTGTAGGTATAGTCAGACTTGAaaaatctcagtttttctttctccaagttGGTGGGCTTTATAGCAGTCAGTATACAAAATTTCTTCCCAGAAAAGTCATCTCCCTTTTCAAAACTTCTAGACAGCTGAGGCTGTGGCTTTGGCTTTGGCAGAGTGGAGAAATGGCGTCGCTTTACCTTGTTTTTGGGTTTAGGCGGCAGTACTATGCTGCTCCCTGTAACAGAGATATCATGTGTAAACTTTATAGGACTCGACACTGAACTAGTGACAAAGACACCAGGCTGCCTTTCTAGGCAGTACCAAGTACCACTGCTCATCACAGGCACTGGGGCTTTCATCTTGCGAAGATCTTTACTACGAGAAGAACTAGGAGATTTGCTGGGCTTTCTACATCTTTTGGAGTAGGTGGAGGAAGGCTGTTTTTGTGAATgatgctttttctcctctttgctctGTAGCAGAACATTGTAACTACTGGTTCCAGTTGTGAAAATGTCCTTTAGTATCCCAGTAGATAAATGTGAAATGCTTCTTTTGCTGTCAGTGATCAATGACTCTTCTGCATTTAGAACAGACTTCTTAGCAAGTTCTTGCTCAGGCCAGTGAAGCTTTTCTGTgttaataaacaaaatcaaaacaaaagaaataacaaagataccAGATGAAGCAAATTGCTTATTATACAAAAAGTACTCTGAAGGTTCTGTAAACCTTATAATTTTGCAACGATCtttagaaaagacattttaaatattatatatattaccaAGCTTTGGTCATGCTAGACACTGTCACTtctatataagcatatatatgctaaattttaaaaattctcagctTGAAGCCATTAAGATGATCAAAGTTTAATATCAATGTGAGATAATACACATAAGTAATCTGAATATTCAACTCTACCAATGACTATAATTTCACAGTAAGGATATAATTTTCAATAGTATTTCCAATATCAAAGTAAGACCCAAGGCATTTAAAAGCCAGTACAATCTTGAAATTAGATGCTGTAAATAAAGATAGCTATCAGGAAAAGAAGGACAACACTGCCTTATTTATctcagaaacaatttttaaaattaaataaatgatatgtGTATGTTAAAGCATGTTTTCATAATGTCACTCAATTGTTTGATTTTCTTA is a window from the Leopardus geoffroyi isolate Oge1 chromosome A2, O.geoffroyi_Oge1_pat1.0, whole genome shotgun sequence genome containing:
- the KIAA0895 gene encoding uncharacterized protein KIAA0895 homolog isoform X2, which codes for MLESIRVTEKLHWPEQELAKKSVLNAEESLITDSKRSISHLSTGILKDIFTTGTSSYNVLLQSKEEKKHHSQKQPSSTYSKRCRKPSKSPSSSRSKDLRKMKAPVPVMSSGTWYCLERQPGVFVTSSVSSPIKFTHDISVTGSSIVLPPKPKNKVKRRHFSTLPKPKPQPQLSRSFEKGDDFSGKKFCILTAIKPTNLEKEKLRFFKSDYTYNPQFEYANPSLPSVLAKHSNASDRFLKQSINIMELTLQKYGSYEKFEQATGGSLLSKTRIWSHVRKYMMKEGCMGEIVVHLTEDLLSRASMTVVNGCPTLTINVSTAREHWLEGMLRHEIGTHYFRGINNLQQPWNSWTGRKKHELKPNNPTEEGLILESLSKTPIQDGIIVYERRGDGLILLNQGASVKTRSTWMASCRSSGTERPLTFIY